ATGCGACCTTCATTTCTATTCAATTTGCATTCAACTTAATCGCGAATATTTATTTTGTCGCAATTTTGAAATATGGGGTAAAAGGAATACTGATTTCGCAAGCAATCAGCACTGGATTAATCTTCTTAATTTTAACACCATATCTTTTTAAGAGAATGAATCCACATCTGGAATTGGCCGAATTAAAAAAAATGATTTTATTCAGCTATCCTTTTATCTTTTCCGCAATAGCATCAACAATTCTGAATGTAGGGGATCGCTATTTGCTAACGAAATTATCAACTTTAGAACAAGTCGGTTTATATTCTTTGGGATACAAATTCAGCAATATCATGAAAATGCTATTGGTAGATTCGTTCATGCTGGGATTACCCGTTATCGGATGGAAAATCGTTAAAGAAAACAGCCAGCCTAAACGGTTTTTCTCAAAAGTGTTAACCTATATGGTTTTTGGATTACTATGGTTTGGATTGATTTTGTCTGCTTATTGCAAGGGATTGATTCATCGCTTCGCATTAAACCCAAATTACTGGGATGCTTATCACGTGGTGCCATTTTTTGTATTAAGCATCATTTTTGTCGGGATGCAGAGTCTGTTTTTTTTCGAATTGCAAATACCACAAAAAACCAAACTGATTCCCCGAATTGTCGGTTGCGCAGCTGTTCTGAATATCATTCTTAATATTTTGCTAATTCCGAAATATGGTATGATGGGCGCGGTTTATGCTACTGTTTTTGCTCAATTCATTGCTTTGTTTGTTGCTTATCGCG
The sequence above is drawn from the candidate division KSB1 bacterium genome and encodes:
- a CDS encoding polysaccharide biosynthesis C-terminal domain-containing protein; translated protein: MGFFALGNISPKLSGFILLPIYTKLISVADYGILGLFEVVELLSVHILSFGIPQALLRWHGLTESEIKKKNYIFTLFIFLTCICVGSFLIVLSSRSFLAEFLFGQNIFANYFVVLFISISFTVLSKLPLTLLRSEEKSHLYATFISIQFAFNLIANIYFVAILKYGVKGILISQAISTGLIFLILTPYLFKRMNPHLELAELKKMILFSYPFIFSAIASTILNVGDRYLLTKLSTLEQVGLYSLGYKFSNIMKMLLVDSFMLGLPVIGWKIVKENSQPKRFFSKVLTYMVFGLLWFGLILSAYCKGLIHRFALNPNYWDAYHVVPFFVLSIIFVGMQSLFFFELQIPQKTKLIPRIVGCAAVLNIILNILLIPKYGMMGAVYATVFAQFIALFVAYRVVQKVYPVKYEINRILILFGIAIGLFFITAVFNNYSLIERIIYKGLVILSFPFILYLIRFYEPIELDRIRGSIKKWSGKILLRKPPKMD